In one Diceros bicornis minor isolate mBicDic1 chromosome 2, mDicBic1.mat.cur, whole genome shotgun sequence genomic region, the following are encoded:
- the GPR87 gene encoding G-protein coupled receptor 87: MVTVPEQEHCVENTLSTPTSFGKTGATGQEGRNDGGSRQIRTGHRLNCKTIDHELHGPGSHAPGNSSEGPGRNATANNEFDTIVLPVLYLVLFVASLLLNGLAVWIFFHIRNKTSFIFYLKNIVVADLIMTLTFPFRIVHDAGFGPWYFKFILCRYTSVLFYANMYTSIVFLGLISIDRYLKVVKPFGDSRMYSLTFTKVLSVCVWVITAVLSLPNIILTNSQPTKENIHDCMKLKSPLGVKWHKAVVYVNSCLFVAVLVILIGCYIAISRYIRKSSRQFISQSSRKRKHNQSIRVVVAVFFTCFLPYHLCRIPFTFSDLERLLDDSAHRILYYCKEMTLFLSACNVCLDPIIYFFMCRSFSRRLFKKSNIRTRSESIRSLQSVRRSEVRIYYDYTDV, from the exons ATGGTCACCGTTCCTGAGCAGGAACACTGCGTGGAGAACACTCTGAGCACACCCACGAGCTTCGGAAAAACTGGGGCAACGGGACAGGAGGGAAGAAATGATGGAGGAAGCCGGCAGATAAGAACAGGACACCGACTTAATTGTAAAACAATCG ATCACGAGCTGCACGGCCCAGGGAGTCACGCCCCCGGTAACTCGAGCGAGGGACCCGGAAGGAACGCCACCGCCAACAACGAATTTGACACTATCGTCCTGCCTGTGCTTTACCTCGTTCTCTTTGTGGCCAGCCTCTTGCTGAACGGTCTGGCAGTGTGGATCTTCTTCCACATTAGGAACAAAACCAGCTTCATATTTTATCTCAAAAACATAGTGGTTGCTGACCTCATCATGACGCTGACGTTTCCATTTCGAATAGTCCACGACGCAGGATTTGGACCTTGGTACTTCAAGTTCATCCTCTGCAGATACACTTCGGTCTTATTTTACGCGAACATGTACACCTCCATCGTGTTTCTCGGGCTGATAAGCATTGATCGCTACCTGAAGGTGGTCAAGCCATTTGGGGACTCGCGCATGTACAGCCTAACCTTCACGAAggttctgtctgtctgtgtgtgggtGATCACGGCTGTTCTGTCCTTGCCAAACATCATTCTCACCAACAGCCAACCAACTAAGGAAAATATTCATGACTGCATGAAACTTAAAAGTCCCTTGGGAGTCAAATGGCACAAGGCAGTCGTTTACGTCAACAGCTGCCTGTTCGTGGCTGTGCTGGTGATACTGATCGGGTGTTACATAGCCATATCCAGGTACATCCGTAAATCCAGCAGGCAGTTCATAAGCCAGTCAAGCCGAAAGCGAAAACATAACCAGAGCATTCGAGTGGTCGTGGCTGTGTTTTTCACCTGCTTTCTACCATATCACTTGTGCAGAATTCCTTTTACTTTTAGTGACTTAGAGAGACTTTTAGATGACTCTGCACACAGAATCTTGTATTACTGCAAAGAAATGACCCTTTTCTTGTCTGCGTGCAATGTGTGCTTGGATCCAATAATTTACTTTTTCATGTGTAGGTCATTTTCAAGAAGGCTATTCAAGAAATCAAATATCAGAACTAGGAGCGAAAGCATCAGATCCCTGCAAAGTGTGAGAAGATCAGAAGTTCGCATATATTATGATTACACTGATGTGTAG